The window CAGCGTTGTGGGTCACAATCACCGTAGTCAGGTTCGTTTCAGAATTCAAAGCGATCAGGAGATCGATCATCTGCTCTCCTGTCCGAGCATCTAGGTTTCCTGTAGGTTCGTCCGCCAGAAGGATTTCCGGCTTCATCATTAAAGCTCGCGCCAGAGCGACCCGCTGTTGTTCTCCTCCCGAGAGTTCTCCGGGT is drawn from Deltaproteobacteria bacterium and contains these coding sequences:
- a CDS encoding ATP-binding cassette domain-containing protein; the protein is PGELSGGEQQRVALARALMMKPEILLADEPTGNLDARTGEQMIDLLIALNSETNLTTVIVTHNAAIAEKMFRKVMVENGLVEEI